The Anaeromyxobacter sp. Fw109-5 genomic interval TACCGGATCGCGGACGAGCTCGTGCGGGCGGTGGAGCTCGAGGACCTCTCCTACGGCCTCGACCGCCAGGTGCTCGCCGCGATCCTCAACACGCTGCCGGTGGAGCTGTCCTTCGTGGACGAGGAGGACCGGGTCCGCTACTTCAGTCACGAGCGCGGCGAGAAGATCTTCCCGCGAAGCCGCGGCGCCATCGCGACCAACGTCCGCAACTGCCACCCGCAGAAGAGCGTCCACCTCGTGGAGAAGATCCTGGCGGACTTCAAGGCGGGCCGCCGCGAGGTGGCCGAGTTCTGGATCGACATGGGCCCGCGCAAGGTCCACATCCGCTACTGGCCGGTGCGCGACGAGGCCGGCCGCTATCTCGGCTGCCTCGAGACGGTGCAGGACGTCTCCGGCATCCAGCGGCTGACCGGGCAGCGCAGGCTGCTCGAAGAGGCGGCCTGAGCGGAGGCCGAGGCCGCCGCGGCCCGTAACCGATCCGCCGGCTCATCCGTGTCTCAGGGCGGAGGGACCTGGAGCCGAAGGTCCCTCCGGCCGTGCCGAGGTCCTCGAGCGGCACGGCGTCCACCCGACGACCGGAGAAGACGATGACGAGACGCATCGACCTCGAGCACGTGGCGCCCGGCGCGGCGCGCGCGATGCTCACGCTCGAGCAGTACGTGCGCGGTTCGGGCCTGGAGCACGAGCTCCTCGAGCTCGTGAAGCTCCGCGCCTCCTACCTGAATGGCTGCGCCTACTGCGTGGACATGCACACGAAGGACGCCCGCGCCCGCGGCGAGTCGGAGCAGCGGCTGTATGCGATCCCGGTGTGGCGCGAGACGCCGTTCTACACCGTCCGCGAACGCGCCGCGCTCTCGTGGACGGAGGCGGTGAC includes:
- a CDS encoding carboxymuconolactone decarboxylase family protein, which encodes MTRRIDLEHVAPGAARAMLTLEQYVRGSGLEHELLELVKLRASYLNGCAYCVDMHTKDARARGESEQRLYAIPVWRETPFYTVRERAALSWTEAVTELGRTGVPDAVFDDVRRHFSDAELVNLTMAVIAINAWNRLAVSFRKEPGTYQPRAAAAAAG